In Amycolatopsis methanolica 239, a single genomic region encodes these proteins:
- a CDS encoding LysE family translocator — translation MDLLAVLPAFALAVVLISASPGPAMALILRRAAVRGFRGAVPTVLGLEAGLYVWALFAAAGLAALVAASEVAFLVLRVVGAGFLIYLGVKAWRSAWRPAEPADEPPAASAKGWAKAFAEGVIVMLANPKLAAFMIAFYPQFVPDGRPLFGTTALLAVFQVALETVLYLALAAAVGRAGGWFRRPAVRRRLDTLSGAVLIALGVRMAAESR, via the coding sequence ATGGATCTCCTCGCGGTGCTGCCCGCCTTCGCCCTGGCCGTGGTCCTGATTTCAGCCTCGCCGGGGCCGGCGATGGCCCTGATCCTGCGCCGGGCGGCGGTGCGGGGGTTCCGCGGGGCGGTGCCGACCGTGCTCGGTCTCGAGGCCGGGCTGTACGTGTGGGCGTTGTTCGCCGCGGCGGGACTGGCGGCTTTGGTCGCCGCGTCGGAGGTCGCGTTCCTCGTGCTGCGTGTCGTTGGCGCCGGGTTCCTGATCTACCTGGGGGTCAAGGCGTGGCGGTCGGCCTGGCGCCCAGCCGAGCCCGCTGACGAACCGCCCGCGGCGTCGGCCAAGGGCTGGGCCAAGGCCTTCGCCGAGGGCGTCATCGTCATGCTGGCGAACCCGAAACTGGCCGCGTTCATGATCGCGTTCTACCCGCAGTTCGTGCCCGACGGGCGGCCCTTGTTCGGCACGACCGCGCTGCTCGCCGTGTTCCAGGTGGCCCTGGAGACCGTGCTGTACCTAGCGCTGGCGGCCGCGGTCGGCCGGGCAGGCGGGTGGTTCCGCCGGCCCGCGGTCCGCCGCAGGCTCGACACGCTCAGCGGCGCCGTCCTGATCGCCCTCGGGGTGCGGATGGCGGCGGAAAGCCGGTGA
- a CDS encoding LysR family transcriptional regulator gives MELQQMRYVVAVAETGSFTRAAQRCLVVQSALSHQIARLERELGARLFDRTSRRVRLTAAGAAFLPAARQCLDFAERAAAEVAAAVGEVRGRLSVGVIPTVAAVDLPAALHEFRRRYPQVRVRLRMAASHELVEQVRQGALDLAFLGLPLTARPEGVRAHELARDRHVAIVAPEHPLAARAETDLRTLAGEEFVDFPEGSPGRTQSDQAFAAAGLTRNVAFEVTTADLMAGLVREGLGVAMLPSTYAPGLAGVATVPVTDAPARIEHLVWSAAGLPPAAAAFLEVLGVAVG, from the coding sequence GTGGAACTCCAGCAGATGCGGTACGTCGTCGCGGTGGCCGAAACGGGCAGCTTCACCCGCGCGGCGCAGCGGTGCCTCGTGGTGCAGTCGGCGCTCAGCCATCAGATCGCCCGCCTGGAACGGGAGCTGGGTGCGCGCCTGTTCGACCGCACCAGCCGCCGGGTGCGGCTGACCGCGGCGGGAGCGGCTTTCCTGCCCGCGGCGCGGCAGTGCCTGGACTTCGCCGAGCGGGCGGCGGCGGAGGTGGCGGCCGCGGTCGGCGAGGTGCGCGGGCGGCTGAGTGTCGGGGTGATCCCGACGGTCGCGGCGGTCGACCTGCCTGCCGCGCTGCACGAGTTCCGGCGGCGTTACCCGCAGGTGCGGGTCCGCCTGCGGATGGCGGCGAGCCACGAACTGGTCGAGCAGGTCCGGCAGGGCGCGCTGGACCTGGCGTTCCTCGGTCTGCCGCTCACGGCGCGGCCCGAGGGCGTGCGGGCGCACGAACTGGCGCGGGACCGGCACGTCGCCATCGTCGCGCCGGAGCACCCGCTGGCCGCCCGCGCGGAGACCGACCTGCGGACCCTGGCCGGCGAGGAGTTCGTCGACTTCCCGGAAGGCTCCCCCGGCCGCACCCAGTCCGACCAGGCCTTCGCCGCCGCGGGACTGACCCGGAACGTGGCCTTCGAGGTGACGACGGCGGACCTGATGGCCGGCCTCGTGCGGGAAGGCCTGGGTGTGGCGATGCTGCCGTCGACCTACGCGCCCGGCCTGGCGGGCGTGGCCACCGTGCCCGTCACCGACGCCCCCGCGCGGATCGAGCACCTGGTGTGGAGCGCGGCCGGGCTGCCCCCCGCGGCCGCCGCGTTCCTCGAGGTGCTCGGGGTTGCGGTCGGATGA
- a CDS encoding cysteine hydrolase: MTVEHSAVLALHWQVNVIKPEGFFGGMLAAPVEHSGVVARAVRFHEWAAGAGIPVYFTRFTIPEDEGRLVRNTAFMTAVGQAQEQVRPDAGGTQLIPEMTHLAKPDHVADNQKLSGLAGNDLAARLGDGGITTLYVTGVATNLTVEQTARHATDLGFVVHPVSDCVAAADEAVHLASLANLDLATAGCRTAAEITAG; this comes from the coding sequence GTGACCGTCGAACACAGCGCCGTGCTCGCCCTGCACTGGCAGGTCAACGTCATCAAACCGGAGGGCTTCTTCGGCGGCATGCTCGCCGCGCCCGTCGAGCACAGCGGGGTCGTCGCCCGCGCGGTCCGGTTCCACGAGTGGGCCGCCGGTGCCGGCATCCCGGTCTACTTCACCCGCTTCACGATCCCCGAGGACGAGGGCAGGCTCGTGCGCAACACCGCGTTCATGACCGCCGTCGGCCAAGCACAGGAGCAGGTCCGGCCCGACGCGGGCGGCACCCAGCTCATTCCCGAGATGACCCACCTCGCCAAGCCCGACCACGTCGCCGACAACCAGAAACTCTCCGGGCTCGCCGGCAACGACCTCGCCGCCCGCCTCGGCGACGGCGGCATCACCACGCTGTACGTCACCGGCGTGGCCACCAACCTGACCGTCGAGCAGACCGCACGCCACGCCACCGACCTCGGGTTCGTCGTCCATCCCGTGAGCGACTGCGTGGCCGCCGCCGACGAGGCCGTGCACCTCGCGTCGCTGGCCAACCTCGACCTCGCCACCGCCGGCTGCCGCACCGCCGCCGAGATCACCGCCGGCTAG
- a CDS encoding FAD-dependent oxidoreductase — MVERAEVVVVGAGLAGLAAARTLQGAGLHVLVCEAGDDIGGRVRTDVVDGFRLDRGFQVLLPAYPAVREMVDVAELRLQHFTRGVVADGQALAPPWRHRSALRDLLAFGAGRPRDVAALLAMSARDVLAPARRLKAGGDSTIAEDLARRGVSARTVDEVMRPFLAGVFLDRPLRTSARAFHLVWRSFLRGGGALPASGMGTLPHLLARDLMPGTVRCGVRVTGISGDGVTTDRGEVRAKAVVVAAPEVLLGVPEPDWHAVTTYYYRTSGRPPLRQPTLLTDSGELLVNTAVISAVAPGYAPPGQTLVAASVPERCDTGNELEPHVRTTLAQVYDTSTTDWELVETYAIARALPVMPAGHPLRQPVRLAPGRYVCGDHRDTSSIQGALVSGRRAAAAVLADLHSRP; from the coding sequence ATGGTGGAGCGGGCCGAGGTGGTCGTGGTCGGCGCGGGGCTGGCCGGGCTGGCCGCGGCCCGGACCCTGCAGGGCGCCGGGCTGCACGTGCTGGTGTGCGAGGCCGGGGACGACATCGGTGGCCGGGTGCGCACCGACGTGGTCGACGGTTTCCGCCTCGACCGCGGGTTCCAGGTGCTGCTGCCGGCCTACCCGGCGGTGCGCGAGATGGTCGACGTCGCGGAGTTGCGGCTGCAGCACTTCACGCGGGGGGTGGTCGCGGACGGGCAGGCGCTCGCGCCGCCGTGGCGGCACCGGAGCGCGCTGCGGGACCTGCTCGCCTTCGGCGCCGGACGGCCGCGGGATGTCGCGGCTCTGCTGGCGATGTCGGCGCGGGACGTGCTCGCGCCAGCCCGCCGGCTCAAGGCGGGCGGGGATTCGACGATCGCCGAGGACCTGGCCCGCCGCGGGGTAAGCGCGCGGACGGTCGACGAGGTGATGCGGCCGTTCCTCGCCGGGGTCTTCCTGGACCGTCCACTGCGGACCTCCGCCCGGGCCTTCCACCTGGTGTGGCGGAGCTTCCTGCGTGGCGGTGGCGCGTTGCCCGCGTCCGGGATGGGCACGCTGCCGCACCTGCTCGCCCGCGACCTGATGCCCGGGACCGTCCGATGTGGAGTGCGGGTGACCGGGATCTCCGGCGACGGCGTCACGACCGACCGCGGCGAGGTGCGGGCAAAGGCGGTCGTGGTGGCCGCGCCCGAGGTCCTGCTGGGCGTGCCCGAGCCGGACTGGCACGCGGTGACAACCTACTACTACCGGACGAGCGGCCGCCCTCCGCTGCGTCAGCCGACGCTGCTCACCGACAGCGGCGAGCTGCTGGTCAACACCGCGGTGATCAGCGCCGTCGCCCCGGGGTACGCGCCGCCGGGGCAGACGCTGGTCGCCGCGTCGGTGCCGGAACGCTGCGACACCGGCAACGAGCTGGAGCCGCACGTGCGGACCACGCTCGCGCAGGTCTACGACACGTCGACGACGGACTGGGAGCTGGTGGAGACCTACGCGATCGCGCGGGCGCTGCCGGTCATGCCGGCCGGCCACCCGCTACGGCAGCCGGTGCGGCTCGCGCCGGGCCGCTACGTGTGCGGCGACCACCGGGACACCAGCTCCATCCAGGGCGCGCTGGTGTCCGGCCGCCGCGCGGCCGCGGCCGTGCTGGCGGACCTGCACTCCCGCCCGTGA
- a CDS encoding CGNR zinc finger domain-containing protein encodes MRTGLPEFRLGSVLATSFTGTLSERHGEPVERIPTPQRLVDWLAVYGLAVDSCTPAQLELAKELREAIHAAATAAAIREALPAAAVAVINDRSVRGRAAAVLTPEGERRWRLSSPSAVEDALGVIADDAISIIAGERDGKLALCASPTCKAAFFDTSQSRTRKWCDMNTCGNRQKKARFNAKRTAS; translated from the coding sequence ATGCGTACTGGGCTTCCCGAATTCCGCCTCGGTAGCGTGCTGGCGACCAGCTTCACGGGGACGTTGTCGGAGCGTCACGGCGAGCCGGTGGAGCGCATCCCCACGCCGCAGCGGCTCGTCGACTGGCTGGCGGTGTACGGCCTCGCCGTGGACTCCTGCACCCCCGCCCAGCTGGAACTCGCCAAAGAACTGCGGGAAGCGATCCACGCCGCCGCGACGGCAGCCGCGATCCGCGAAGCCCTCCCCGCCGCCGCGGTTGCGGTCATCAACGACCGCAGCGTTCGGGGCCGGGCGGCGGCTGTGCTGACGCCCGAGGGGGAGCGGCGGTGGCGGCTCAGCTCGCCGTCGGCCGTGGAAGACGCGCTCGGCGTGATCGCCGACGACGCGATCAGCATCATCGCCGGCGAGCGAGACGGAAAGCTGGCCCTGTGCGCGTCGCCGACCTGCAAGGCGGCGTTCTTCGACACCAGCCAGAGCCGCACGCGCAAGTGGTGCGACATGAACACGTGCGGGAACCGTCAGAAGAAGGCGCGCTTCAACGCCAAGCGCACCGCGAGCTGA
- a CDS encoding epoxide hydrolase family protein: MPSSDVHAFETHTTDAELDDLRARLAAARLPEPETARRRWEQGVPLADLVELVHYWRTGYDWRWFERRLDEISQFRTTIDGLGIHFLHRRSARAEATPLILTHGWPGSVAEFVDVVDELADPEDAAAPAFHVVVPSLPGFGYSDKPSTTGWGTERIAAAWVELMGRLGYREFLAHGGDWGGNITTVLGGRFPEHVLGIHSTFAEGPPGLSADGLTAVERKWAEDTRHFWRHRAAYAKQQATRPQTIGYSLVDSPIGLLAWILDKFAEWSDTEDSPFETISRDRVLDDVTLYWLTRTGASAARIYYESHNSLDPELRVDVPSAITMYPRDIEKCPRPWAQERYRQIVRWRSPERGGHFPSLEVPGYFVQDLRDGLAAVMAAR, from the coding sequence ATGCCCAGCAGCGACGTGCACGCATTCGAGACCCACACGACCGACGCCGAGCTCGACGACCTGCGCGCGCGATTGGCCGCGGCGCGGCTACCCGAGCCCGAAACGGCCCGACGCCGATGGGAGCAGGGCGTTCCGCTCGCCGACCTGGTCGAGCTCGTGCACTACTGGCGCACCGGCTACGACTGGCGGTGGTTCGAGAGGCGCCTCGACGAGATCAGCCAGTTCCGCACGACCATCGACGGCCTGGGCATCCACTTCCTGCACCGCCGGTCCGCGCGCGCGGAGGCCACTCCGCTGATCCTTACCCACGGCTGGCCAGGCAGCGTCGCCGAGTTCGTCGACGTGGTGGACGAGCTGGCCGATCCGGAAGACGCGGCCGCGCCGGCGTTCCACGTCGTGGTCCCGTCGCTGCCCGGCTTCGGCTACAGCGACAAGCCGTCCACCACCGGGTGGGGCACCGAAAGGATCGCGGCCGCCTGGGTGGAGCTGATGGGCCGGCTCGGCTACCGCGAGTTCCTCGCGCACGGCGGGGACTGGGGCGGCAACATCACCACGGTCCTCGGCGGCCGGTTCCCGGAGCACGTGCTCGGCATCCACAGCACCTTCGCGGAGGGGCCGCCCGGGTTGAGCGCGGACGGGCTGACGGCGGTCGAGCGCAAGTGGGCCGAGGACACCCGGCACTTCTGGCGCCACCGCGCGGCGTACGCGAAGCAGCAAGCGACCCGGCCGCAGACCATCGGCTACTCGCTCGTCGACTCGCCGATCGGGCTGCTCGCCTGGATCCTCGACAAGTTCGCCGAGTGGTCGGACACCGAGGACAGCCCGTTCGAGACGATCTCCCGGGACCGGGTCCTGGACGACGTGACCCTGTACTGGCTGACGCGGACGGGCGCGTCAGCGGCGCGCATCTACTACGAGAGCCACAACTCGCTGGATCCGGAACTCCGGGTCGACGTCCCGTCGGCGATCACGATGTACCCGCGCGACATCGAGAAGTGCCCGCGCCCGTGGGCGCAGGAGCGGTACCGGCAGATCGTCCGGTGGCGGTCGCCCGAACGCGGGGGACATTTCCCGTCGCTGGAGGTTCCCGGGTACTTCGTCCAGGACCTGCGCGACGGCCTCGCGGCGGTCATGGCCGCTCGCTGA
- a CDS encoding leucyl aminopeptidase: MDQNLFNDICLRQLTFSGVHEGETVVVLTRGGERAEYADAFLWAAQQLGAATYHMRLPSPASASGAWAVGDSGLGNIPRAVEALKDVDMVVDCTFLLFSKEQFAIQEAGTRILTAVEPPELLARLMPTKELRERVEIGAELLAKASTMRITSPAGTDVTYRLGMYPTVSEYGYTDTPGRWDHWPAAFVFTGGADDGVDGKIVLSPGDVLLPFNTYVQTPVEITIEEGFIRDIRGGAGSSGLDADLLRSYIESFHDPRGYGMSHVGWGLDERAHWHGLTQFPGGMGMELRSFYGNVMFSIGPNNELGGPNDTPCHFDIPMRGNSLYLDDELIVDAGELTVKEMRPVEKR; this comes from the coding sequence ATGGACCAGAACCTGTTCAACGACATCTGCTTGCGCCAGCTGACGTTCTCGGGCGTGCACGAGGGCGAGACCGTGGTCGTGCTGACCCGCGGCGGCGAGCGAGCGGAGTACGCCGACGCCTTCCTGTGGGCCGCCCAGCAGCTGGGCGCCGCGACCTACCACATGCGACTGCCCTCGCCGGCCAGCGCGTCCGGCGCCTGGGCCGTGGGTGACTCTGGGCTCGGGAACATCCCCCGCGCGGTCGAGGCGCTCAAGGACGTGGACATGGTCGTCGACTGCACGTTCCTGCTGTTCAGCAAGGAACAGTTCGCGATCCAGGAAGCAGGCACCCGCATCCTCACCGCCGTCGAGCCGCCCGAGCTGCTCGCCCGGCTCATGCCCACCAAGGAACTCCGCGAACGGGTGGAGATCGGCGCCGAGCTGCTCGCCAAGGCGAGCACCATGCGGATCACCAGCCCGGCAGGCACCGACGTCACCTACCGGCTCGGCATGTACCCGACCGTGTCCGAGTACGGCTACACCGACACCCCCGGCCGATGGGACCACTGGCCCGCCGCGTTCGTGTTCACCGGCGGCGCCGACGACGGCGTCGACGGCAAGATCGTGCTCTCGCCCGGCGACGTGCTGCTGCCGTTCAACACCTACGTGCAGACCCCGGTGGAGATCACCATCGAGGAGGGCTTCATCCGGGACATCCGCGGCGGCGCCGGATCGTCCGGTTTGGACGCCGACCTGCTGCGCTCCTACATCGAAAGCTTCCACGACCCCCGCGGGTACGGGATGAGCCACGTGGGCTGGGGCCTGGACGAACGCGCGCACTGGCACGGCCTGACCCAGTTCCCCGGCGGCATGGGCATGGAGCTGCGCAGCTTCTACGGCAACGTGATGTTCTCCATCGGCCCCAACAACGAGCTCGGCGGCCCCAACGACACGCCGTGCCACTTCGACATCCCGATGCGCGGCAACTCGCTCTACCTCGACGACGAGCTGATCGTCGATGCCGGCGAGCTGACCGTCAAGGAAATGCGCCCGGTGGAGAAGCGATGA
- a CDS encoding FAD-dependent oxidoreductase, protein MSASQSFEVVVVGGGLGGLCAALSLRQRGLRVTVVEAAPQLGEIGAGIQTAPNASRILIGLGLRPQLERVRTEPQDQVRRRWADGSIIAQLPLGQRVIDTYGAPYWHYHRADLHGVLLDACVDPDGHGPVVQVATGARVVELDRAQPERPVVITADGRRFTGDVVIGADGIRSAVRDLAGFDDTLVFSGEMAYRALIPGDLVAQDPATRFLVDRYHSTIWYGPDKHLVHYMIRGGQYLNVVAIVPCSETIERKWSGPATAAELAAEYQDWDDRVPTVLSKAKDEDVSVWAMYRRRRDPVWVDGRVALLGDACHAMLPYQAQGASQAMEDAAVLAEELGRVTRDGIDGALIRYVDRRAKHAGMVQDASLQNMSFYHLPDGPEQRERDEKLRRFDGESDVSYDWLWNGSPLTDPDTESINYQFAR, encoded by the coding sequence ATGAGCGCGAGCCAGTCGTTCGAAGTCGTGGTCGTCGGCGGTGGCCTGGGTGGCCTGTGCGCGGCGTTGTCGCTGCGGCAACGCGGACTGCGGGTCACCGTGGTCGAAGCGGCGCCGCAACTCGGCGAGATCGGCGCGGGAATCCAGACCGCGCCCAACGCCAGCCGCATCCTCATCGGCCTGGGGTTGCGTCCCCAGCTGGAGCGGGTGCGCACCGAGCCGCAGGACCAGGTCCGCCGCCGGTGGGCCGACGGCAGCATCATCGCCCAGCTGCCGCTGGGACAGCGGGTCATCGACACCTACGGCGCCCCGTACTGGCACTACCACCGGGCCGACCTGCACGGCGTGCTGCTGGACGCGTGCGTCGACCCGGACGGCCACGGCCCGGTGGTGCAGGTCGCGACCGGCGCGCGGGTCGTCGAGCTCGACCGCGCCCAGCCGGAACGCCCGGTCGTGATCACCGCCGACGGCCGCCGCTTCACCGGCGACGTGGTGATCGGCGCCGACGGCATCCGCTCCGCCGTCCGCGACCTCGCCGGGTTCGACGACACCCTGGTGTTCTCCGGCGAGATGGCCTACCGCGCCCTGATCCCCGGCGACCTGGTGGCCCAGGACCCGGCCACCCGGTTCCTCGTCGACCGCTACCACTCGACCATCTGGTACGGCCCGGACAAGCACCTCGTGCACTACATGATCCGCGGCGGCCAGTACCTCAACGTGGTCGCGATCGTGCCGTGCAGTGAGACGATCGAACGGAAGTGGAGCGGTCCGGCGACCGCCGCCGAGCTCGCGGCGGAGTACCAGGACTGGGACGACCGGGTGCCGACCGTGTTGTCGAAGGCCAAGGACGAGGACGTGTCGGTGTGGGCCATGTACCGGCGCCGGCGCGACCCGGTGTGGGTGGACGGGCGGGTCGCCCTGCTCGGCGACGCCTGCCACGCCATGCTGCCCTACCAGGCACAGGGCGCCTCCCAGGCGATGGAGGACGCCGCGGTGCTCGCCGAAGAGCTGGGCCGCGTCACCCGCGACGGGATCGACGGCGCCCTGATCCGCTACGTCGACCGGCGCGCCAAGCACGCGGGGATGGTCCAGGACGCCTCCCTGCAGAACATGAGCTTCTACCACCTCCCCGACGGACCCGAGCAGCGCGAACGCGACGAGAAGCTGCGCCGGTTCGACGGCGAGTCCGACGTGTCCTACGACTGGCTGTGGAACGGCAGCCCGCTCACCGATCCCGACACCGAGTCCATCAACTACCAGTTCGCGCGCTGA
- a CDS encoding maleate cis-trans isomerase family protein produces the protein MTDHHIGMIVPSSNLTMETELPRMLRAREEAEPGEAFVFHSARARMQHVDPEQLRAMNAQAGRAAAELADARPDVVATACLVAIMAQGPGYHCTAEDDITRVLRAEGCAAPVVSSAGALLSGIAALGARKISIITPYLKPLTKAVADYLEDAGVEVVDALSLEVPDNLAVARLDPADLREHYRKLDLSGVDALVLSACVQMPSLPSIQPVEDEIGIPVLSAATATTYQILTELGLEPRVPGAGRLLAGTSDETRRPA, from the coding sequence ATGACCGACCACCACATCGGGATGATCGTCCCCAGCTCGAACCTCACCATGGAGACCGAGCTGCCGCGGATGCTGCGCGCCCGCGAGGAGGCCGAGCCGGGGGAGGCGTTCGTCTTCCACTCCGCGCGCGCCCGGATGCAGCACGTCGACCCCGAACAGCTGCGCGCGATGAACGCCCAGGCCGGGCGCGCGGCGGCCGAACTCGCCGACGCCCGCCCGGACGTGGTCGCCACCGCCTGCCTGGTGGCGATCATGGCCCAGGGACCCGGCTACCACTGCACCGCCGAGGACGACATCACCCGCGTCCTGCGCGCCGAGGGCTGCGCCGCGCCGGTGGTGTCCAGCGCGGGTGCGCTGCTGTCCGGCATCGCCGCGCTCGGCGCGCGCAAGATCTCGATCATCACGCCCTACCTGAAGCCGCTCACGAAGGCGGTGGCCGACTACCTCGAGGACGCCGGGGTCGAGGTGGTGGACGCGCTGTCGCTGGAGGTGCCGGACAATCTCGCCGTCGCGCGGCTGGACCCGGCCGACCTGCGCGAGCACTACCGCAAGCTCGATCTGTCCGGAGTGGACGCGCTGGTGCTGTCGGCGTGCGTGCAGATGCCGTCGCTGCCGTCGATCCAGCCCGTCGAGGACGAGATCGGGATCCCGGTCCTGTCGGCGGCCACCGCGACCACGTACCAGATCCTGACCGAACTCGGGCTGGAGCCGCGCGTGCCCGGCGCCGGGCGGCTGCTCGCGGGCACGAGCGACGAGACGAGGAGGCCGGCATGA
- a CDS encoding EamA family transporter, whose protein sequence is MKLRDTALAAFAPVVWGSTYVVTTELLPPAHPMFAGLLRALPAGLIALAVTRTLPRGAWWWKAAALGVLNIGLFFPLLFVAAERLPGGVAATLGATQPLVVAVLAVAVLRESPSAWRFAWGVTGVVGVGLVVLGPAAGFDVAGILAGLGGAATMALGVTLTKKWGRPAGVGPTAFAAWQLSAGGLFLVPVTFLVEGAPPAVDLPAVLGYLWLGLVGGLLAYVLWFRGITRLPVTSVAVLGLLSPMVAALLGVVVLGQTLGPVQLTGFALALAAIVAGQRPAAPLRPVKTGVR, encoded by the coding sequence GTGAAACTCCGCGACACCGCACTGGCCGCCTTCGCGCCCGTGGTCTGGGGATCGACCTACGTCGTCACCACCGAACTGCTGCCGCCCGCGCACCCGATGTTCGCGGGCCTGCTCCGGGCGCTGCCCGCGGGCCTGATCGCCCTCGCCGTCACCCGGACGCTGCCGCGCGGCGCCTGGTGGTGGAAGGCCGCCGCGCTCGGAGTGCTCAACATCGGCCTGTTCTTCCCGCTGCTGTTCGTCGCCGCCGAACGGCTCCCCGGCGGGGTCGCGGCGACCCTGGGCGCCACGCAGCCGCTGGTCGTGGCCGTGCTCGCCGTCGCGGTCCTGCGGGAAAGCCCGTCGGCGTGGCGGTTCGCGTGGGGCGTGACCGGCGTCGTCGGGGTGGGCCTGGTCGTGCTCGGCCCGGCCGCCGGCTTCGACGTGGCCGGAATCCTGGCCGGCCTGGGCGGCGCGGCGACCATGGCGCTGGGCGTCACGCTCACCAAGAAGTGGGGCCGCCCCGCCGGTGTCGGCCCGACCGCGTTCGCCGCTTGGCAGCTTAGCGCGGGCGGGCTGTTCCTGGTGCCGGTGACATTCCTGGTCGAGGGCGCGCCGCCCGCGGTCGACCTGCCCGCCGTGCTCGGCTACCTGTGGCTCGGGCTCGTCGGCGGGCTGCTGGCGTACGTGCTGTGGTTCCGCGGGATCACCCGGCTACCGGTCACCTCGGTCGCGGTGCTCGGCCTGCTGTCGCCGATGGTCGCCGCGCTGCTCGGGGTCGTCGTCCTGGGGCAGACGCTCGGGCCGGTCCAGCTGACCGGTTTCGCGCTCGCCCTGGCCGCGATCGTCGCCGGGCAACGGCCGGCCGCGCCGCTGCGACCGGTGAAGACGGGTGTCCGATGA
- a CDS encoding class II glutamine amidotransferase, with translation MRLDELLYRPANSLVLQSKHARLGAETTNGDGFGVGWYGNVPTPGLFLSTEPAWNDRNLREIAAQLESGHVFAHIRASTGSAVQKTNCHPFRHGRWLWMHNGLIAGFPAVRRELTLAVDPLLFPEIQGSTDSEILFYLAVTFGLEADPVAAVARTVGLVEEVGRRHSVVNPIQMTVATTDGETTWAFRYSSEARSRSLFHSVDLSTLRHQYPDNPALHVLSDDARLVVSEPLGDLRGAWREVPESTCIVVHGGREELRPFTPVAPATAAADGVR, from the coding sequence GTGCGCCTCGACGAGCTCCTCTACAGGCCCGCGAACTCGCTCGTCCTGCAGAGCAAGCACGCGCGCCTTGGTGCGGAAACCACGAACGGGGACGGGTTCGGTGTCGGGTGGTACGGCAACGTGCCGACTCCGGGGTTGTTCCTGAGCACCGAACCCGCCTGGAACGACCGCAATCTTCGCGAGATCGCGGCGCAGCTCGAATCCGGGCACGTGTTCGCGCACATCCGCGCATCGACGGGATCGGCGGTGCAGAAGACGAACTGCCATCCGTTCCGCCACGGCCGCTGGCTGTGGATGCACAACGGGCTCATCGCCGGGTTCCCCGCCGTGCGACGCGAGCTCACCCTGGCCGTCGACCCGCTGCTCTTCCCGGAGATCCAGGGGTCCACCGACTCGGAGATCCTGTTCTACCTCGCCGTGACCTTCGGCCTGGAGGCCGATCCGGTCGCCGCGGTGGCCCGGACGGTCGGACTGGTCGAAGAGGTGGGCCGGCGCCACTCGGTGGTGAACCCGATCCAGATGACAGTCGCCACGACCGACGGGGAGACCACGTGGGCGTTCCGGTATTCCAGCGAGGCCCGGTCGAGGTCGCTGTTCCACAGCGTCGACCTGTCCACGCTCCGGCACCAGTACCCGGACAACCCGGCGCTGCACGTGCTGTCCGACGACGCGCGGCTCGTAGTGTCCGAGCCGCTGGGCGACCTGCGTGGGGCGTGGCGGGAGGTGCCCGAATCCACCTGCATCGTCGTCCACGGCGGCCGGGAAGAGCTGCGCCCGTTCACTCCGGTGGCCCCTGCGACAGCGGCCGCGGACGGCGTTCGTTGA
- a CDS encoding MarR family winged helix-turn-helix transcriptional regulator, with amino-acid sequence MGEPVRAGRRGRGAPAVTPAPPPDLLAAPGYGARRMYQAYLAAWNRHVDPVLTGPQFAVLSAVRAYPGNDQSSLAGAVALDTSTMADLCRRLEQRGLIRRVESPRDARRKLLSLTEEGSAVLTQVNRRARRLDKALLGSDSSDVDVAGLLNTLGARWEAVAALDELN; translated from the coding sequence ATGGGTGAGCCAGTGCGGGCAGGCCGACGCGGCCGGGGAGCCCCGGCCGTCACACCGGCGCCGCCCCCGGATCTCCTGGCCGCCCCCGGCTACGGCGCCCGCCGCATGTACCAGGCCTACCTCGCCGCGTGGAACCGCCACGTGGACCCGGTGCTGACCGGTCCGCAGTTCGCGGTCCTCTCCGCCGTGCGCGCCTACCCCGGCAATGACCAGAGTTCCCTGGCCGGCGCGGTCGCCCTGGACACGTCCACGATGGCGGACCTGTGCCGCAGGCTCGAACAGCGCGGCCTCATCCGGCGGGTCGAGTCGCCGCGCGACGCGCGCCGCAAGCTCCTGTCGCTCACCGAGGAGGGCTCGGCGGTGCTCACTCAGGTGAACCGACGGGCGCGCCGCCTGGACAAGGCGCTGCTCGGCTCGGATTCGAGCGACGTCGACGTCGCGGGGCTGCTGAACACGCTCGGCGCGCGCTGGGAAGCCGTGGCGGCGCTCGACGAGCTGAACTGA